Proteins from a single region of Chryseobacterium sp. W4I1:
- a CDS encoding prolyl oligopeptidase family serine peptidase — MGFFGASSGAHLSMLAAYTPDNEFPGSPELSSYSAKVNYVIDHYGPSDMNKLLHTRLGKVPVFFFGLAAQKIVDLRTNLVRGLSGYDIKTEKRKTIDYFKTISPLTYVSGGVPTLIMQGNKDKVVPMQQSKKLHRKLKRKNIQNSLIIVENGTHGFGTTDKMYLDQLTNQMVDFAVSQKK, encoded by the coding sequence ATTGGATTTTTTGGAGCTTCATCAGGAGCGCATCTTTCAATGCTTGCGGCCTACACTCCGGATAATGAATTTCCCGGAAGCCCTGAACTATCTTCCTATTCCGCAAAGGTAAATTATGTAATAGACCATTATGGACCTTCGGATATGAATAAGCTTCTGCATACACGACTGGGAAAAGTACCGGTATTCTTTTTTGGACTGGCAGCGCAAAAAATTGTGGATCTCCGGACCAATCTTGTGAGAGGATTGTCCGGGTACGATATTAAAACGGAAAAAAGAAAAACAATTGACTACTTTAAAACAATTTCTCCTCTGACCTACGTTTCAGGCGGTGTTCCTACTTTGATTATGCAGGGAAATAAAGACAAAGTTGTTCCGATGCAACAGTCTAAAAAACTGCACAGAAAACTGAAGAGAAAAAACATTCAAAACAGCCTGATCATTGTGGAAAACGGTACTCACGGTTTTGGGACAACGGATAAAATGTACCTGGATCAACTGACCAACCAGATGGTGGATTTCGCTGTTTCACAAAAGAAATAA
- a CDS encoding alpha/beta hydrolase: MKSSTNNISIYRFSINLFFVLFLTLFNVSYSQNLIEPAAKKSILLSDKATVSENIVYKTNRKGNPLSLDLYTPKSSSESKIPVLIYVHGGAWVKGDKMVRDGSYIETFISKLLDKKFAVISIDYTLLNDSIHFPLPLEDTKDVVRWVRKKCSRISF; this comes from the coding sequence ATGAAATCATCAACGAATAACATATCAATCTACAGGTTTTCTATAAACCTGTTTTTTGTTTTATTTTTAACTTTATTTAATGTAAGTTATTCGCAAAACCTCATCGAACCAGCCGCGAAGAAAAGCATCCTGCTCTCTGATAAAGCTACTGTTTCAGAAAATATCGTCTATAAAACCAATAGAAAAGGGAATCCTCTTTCACTGGATCTTTATACCCCGAAAAGCAGTTCAGAAAGCAAAATACCTGTGCTGATTTATGTACACGGCGGCGCATGGGTAAAAGGCGACAAAATGGTGAGGGATGGAAGTTATATAGAAACATTCATCTCTAAGCTGCTGGATAAAAAATTTGCAGTGATCAGCATTGATTATACTCTTCTGAATGATAGCATTCACTTTCCGCTTCCCTTGGAAGACACAAAAGACGTGGTACGATGGGTAAGAAAAAAATGCAGCAGAATATCATTTTGA